The following coding sequences are from one Oryzisolibacter sp. LB2S window:
- the mraY gene encoding phospho-N-acetylmuramoyl-pentapeptide-transferase → MLLMLSQWLQGLSPEFGFLRVFQYITFRAVMAALTALLIGLAAGPRVIRMLTALKIGQPIRGYAMQSHLSKSGTPTMGGVLILLCIAISTLLWFDLSNRFVWIVLIVTLGFGAIGWVDDWRKVVNKDPEGMRSREKYFWQSLIGLAAALYLVFCISENSNARVFELFVAWVKSGFALDLPPKAGLLVPFFKEVSYPLGVLGFVILTYLVIVGASNAVNLTDGLDGLAIMPVIMVGAALGIFAYVTGNASFAKYLLFPYIAGSGELMIFCAAMAGAGLAFLWFNAHPAQVFMGDVGALALGGALGTIAVIVRQEIVLAIMGGIFVVEALSVMLQVSWFKYTKRRYGEGRRLLKMAPLHHHFEKSGWKETQVVVRFWIITMLLCLVGLSTLKLR, encoded by the coding sequence ATGCTCCTGATGCTGTCGCAATGGCTGCAGGGCCTGTCGCCCGAGTTCGGCTTTCTGCGCGTGTTCCAGTACATCACGTTCCGCGCCGTGATGGCCGCGCTCACGGCGCTGCTCATCGGCCTGGCCGCGGGCCCGCGCGTCATCCGCATGCTGACGGCGCTCAAGATCGGCCAGCCGATACGCGGCTACGCCATGCAGTCGCACCTGTCCAAGAGTGGCACGCCGACCATGGGCGGCGTGCTCATCCTGCTGTGCATCGCCATCTCCACGCTGCTGTGGTTCGACCTGTCCAACCGCTTCGTGTGGATCGTGCTCATCGTCACGCTCGGCTTTGGCGCGATCGGCTGGGTGGACGACTGGCGCAAGGTGGTCAACAAGGACCCTGAAGGCATGCGCTCGCGCGAGAAGTATTTCTGGCAGTCGCTCATCGGCCTGGCCGCGGCGCTGTACCTGGTGTTCTGCATCTCCGAGAACTCCAACGCGCGCGTGTTCGAGCTCTTCGTCGCCTGGGTCAAGTCGGGCTTTGCGCTCGACCTGCCGCCGAAGGCCGGGCTGCTCGTGCCCTTCTTCAAGGAGGTCAGCTACCCGCTGGGCGTGCTCGGCTTCGTGATCCTGACCTATCTGGTGATCGTGGGCGCGAGCAACGCGGTCAACCTCACCGACGGGCTCGACGGCCTGGCCATCATGCCGGTGATCATGGTCGGTGCGGCGCTGGGCATCTTTGCCTATGTCACGGGCAACGCCAGCTTTGCCAAGTACCTGCTGTTCCCCTACATCGCGGGCTCGGGCGAACTCATGATCTTCTGCGCCGCCATGGCGGGCGCGGGCCTGGCCTTCCTCTGGTTCAATGCCCACCCGGCCCAGGTCTTCATGGGCGACGTGGGCGCGCTGGCGCTGGGCGGCGCCCTGGGCACCATCGCCGTCATCGTGCGCCAGGAGATCGTGCTGGCCATCATGGGCGGCATCTTCGTGGTCGAGGCGCTGTCGGTGATGCTGCAGGTGAGCTGGTTCAAGTACACCAAGCGCCGCTATGGCGAGGGCCGGCGCCTGCTGAAGATGGCGCCGCTGCACCATCACTTTGAAAAGAGCGGCTGGAAGGAGACGCAGGTCGTCGTGCGTTTCTGGATCATCACCATGCTGCTGTGCCTCGTGGGCCTGTCCACCCTGAAACTGCGATGA
- a CDS encoding Mur ligase family protein codes for MSHTQTTPMLSLQQAFELLRARIPAARLVGDGATPLTRVHTDTRTLAAGDLFLALKGERFDANGFLPQARAAGAAAAIAHGGLEAAGLPGIEVPDTLAALGALAAGWRGRFDLPLVAVTGSNGKTTVTQMIAAVLRAWKGDAALATQGNFNNDVGLPLTLLRLRPGHEAAVVELGMNHPGEIACLADIARPTVALVNNAQREHLEFMHTVEAVARENGSVLAALAQSGVAVFPAADEFTPLWRQLAGARRCMTFGGAAGPSPQPSPQRGEGAHVRPDLPPLPLGEGGGEGWQPGGADVYCANAQWMDGAWQLCVHTPAGAFDTRLAVAGRHNVTNALAATACALAAGVPLAAIAQGLSAFEPVKGRSRALAVRLAGRTLTLVDDSYNANPDSVRAAIDVLAELPGPRLLVLGDMGEVGDQGPQFHAEAGAHARSRGIEQVFALGSLSAHVAGARHFADMAALIAAVRAELPTVGSVLVKGSRFMRMEQVVQAIQEEGACS; via the coding sequence ATGAGCCACACCCAGACCACACCCATGCTGAGCCTGCAGCAGGCCTTCGAGCTGCTGCGCGCGCGCATTCCCGCCGCGCGCCTCGTGGGCGACGGCGCCACGCCGCTCACGCGCGTGCACACCGACACGCGCACGCTGGCCGCGGGCGACCTGTTCCTGGCCCTCAAGGGCGAGCGCTTTGACGCCAACGGCTTTCTGCCCCAGGCGCGTGCCGCCGGCGCCGCCGCGGCCATTGCCCATGGGGGCCTCGAGGCCGCGGGCCTGCCGGGCATAGAGGTGCCCGACACGCTGGCCGCGCTGGGCGCATTGGCGGCCGGCTGGCGCGGGCGGTTCGACCTGCCGCTCGTCGCGGTCACGGGCAGCAACGGCAAGACCACGGTCACGCAGATGATTGCCGCCGTGCTGCGCGCCTGGAAGGGCGACGCGGCGCTGGCCACGCAGGGCAACTTCAACAACGACGTGGGCCTGCCGCTCACGCTGCTGCGCCTGCGGCCCGGCCATGAGGCGGCGGTGGTCGAGCTGGGCATGAACCACCCGGGCGAGATCGCCTGCCTGGCCGACATTGCCCGCCCCACCGTGGCCCTGGTGAACAACGCCCAGCGCGAACACCTCGAGTTCATGCACACCGTCGAGGCCGTGGCGCGCGAGAACGGCAGCGTGCTGGCCGCGCTGGCGCAGTCGGGCGTGGCCGTGTTCCCCGCGGCCGACGAATTCACGCCGCTGTGGCGCCAGCTTGCGGGCGCGCGCCGCTGCATGACGTTTGGTGGTGCTGCCGGCCCCTCACCCCAGCCCTCTCCCCAGAGGGGCGAGGGAGCCCACGTGCGCCCGGACTTGCCCCCTCTCCCTCTGGGAGAGGGTGGGGGTGAGGGCTGGCAACCCGGGGGCGCAGATGTGTATTGCGCCAACGCGCAATGGATGGATGGCGCCTGGCAGCTGTGCGTGCACACGCCGGCCGGCGCATTCGATACGCGCCTGGCCGTTGCCGGCAGGCACAACGTGACCAACGCCCTGGCCGCCACGGCCTGCGCGCTCGCCGCGGGCGTGCCGCTGGCGGCCATCGCGCAGGGGCTGTCGGCGTTCGAGCCCGTCAAGGGCCGCTCGCGCGCGCTGGCCGTGCGGCTGGCAGGTCGCACGCTCACGCTGGTGGACGACAGCTACAACGCCAACCCCGACTCGGTGCGTGCCGCCATTGACGTGCTGGCCGAGCTGCCGGGCCCGCGCCTGCTGGTGCTGGGCGACATGGGCGAGGTGGGTGACCAGGGCCCGCAGTTTCACGCCGAGGCCGGGGCGCACGCGCGCTCCCGCGGCATAGAGCAGGTGTTTGCGCTGGGCAGTCTGAGCGCCCATGTGGCGGGCGCGCGGCATTTTGCGGACATGGCGGCGCTGATCGCAGCCGTGCGCGCAGAGCTGCCCACGGTGGGCAGCGTGTTGGTGAAGGGATCACGATTCATGAGGATGGAGCAGGTGGTGCAGGCCATTCAAGAGGAGGGCGCATGCTCCTGA
- a CDS encoding UDP-N-acetylmuramoyl-L-alanyl-D-glutamate--2,6-diaminopimelate ligase, translated as MSALQQLTTVAAAVAWLRARVTGTLQTDSRQVAPGDAFIAWPGAATDGRAHVADAMARGAVACLVEQDGVEAFGLAGDPMGHHIAAFCGLKAATGLIAAAWFGQPSERLKVLAVTGTNGKTSTAWWLADALNQLSKQELPAVAGCALVGTLGIGVPPELASTGMTTPDPVRLQRAFAQFAEAGLGACAIEASSIGLEEQRLAGTQIRVALFTNFTQDHLDYHRDMASYWQAKRVLFDWPGLRAAVVNIDDAQGARLHAELQGGSLDLWSVSIQGPARLMAKDIEHRGPGLAFTVVEGEHALPLQTRLIGQYNVSNLLGVIAAMRALGVPLAQALTVCARLAPVPGRMQQLAFAGQPLVAVDYAHTPDALHQALAALRPMAAQRGGRLWCVFGCGGNRDAGKRPLMGAVAQREADRVIVTSDNPRGEEPRAIIHQILQGMIAGLSVSAEEDRAAAIAQAVADADPADVVLIAGKGHEDYQETAGRRLPFSDMAQALDALRRRGAVA; from the coding sequence GTGAGCGCGCTGCAGCAACTCACCACAGTGGCCGCCGCCGTGGCCTGGCTGCGCGCACGCGTCACGGGCACGCTGCAGACCGACAGCCGGCAGGTCGCACCCGGCGACGCCTTCATCGCCTGGCCCGGCGCCGCCACCGACGGGCGAGCCCATGTGGCCGACGCCATGGCGCGCGGCGCCGTCGCCTGCCTCGTGGAGCAGGACGGCGTGGAGGCCTTTGGCCTCGCGGGCGACCCTATGGGTCACCATATCGCGGCCTTCTGCGGCCTCAAGGCCGCCACGGGCCTGATCGCCGCGGCCTGGTTCGGCCAGCCCAGCGAGCGCCTGAAGGTGCTGGCCGTGACCGGCACCAACGGCAAGACCAGCACCGCATGGTGGCTGGCCGATGCCCTCAATCAACTATCAAAACAAGAGCTGCCCGCGGTTGCTGGGTGCGCCTTGGTGGGTACTCTGGGCATTGGTGTGCCGCCCGAGCTTGCGAGCACCGGCATGACCACGCCCGACCCCGTGCGCCTGCAGCGCGCGTTTGCGCAGTTCGCCGAAGCAGGCCTGGGCGCCTGCGCCATCGAGGCCTCGTCCATCGGCCTCGAGGAGCAGCGCCTGGCGGGCACGCAGATCCGCGTGGCCCTGTTCACCAACTTCACCCAGGACCATCTGGACTACCACCGCGACATGGCCAGCTACTGGCAGGCCAAGCGCGTGCTGTTCGACTGGCCGGGCCTGCGCGCGGCCGTGGTCAACATCGACGATGCCCAGGGCGCGAGGCTGCACGCCGAGCTGCAGGGCGGTAGCCTCGACCTGTGGAGCGTCTCCATCCAGGGTCCGGCGCGCCTGATGGCCAAGGACATCGAGCACCGCGGCCCGGGCCTGGCCTTCACCGTGGTCGAGGGCGAGCATGCCCTGCCGTTGCAGACCCGGCTCATAGGCCAGTACAACGTCTCCAACCTGCTCGGCGTGATCGCCGCGATGCGCGCGCTTGGCGTGCCGCTGGCGCAGGCGCTCACCGTGTGCGCGCGCCTGGCGCCCGTGCCCGGCCGCATGCAGCAGCTGGCGTTTGCCGGCCAGCCCCTCGTGGCCGTGGACTATGCCCACACGCCCGACGCGCTGCACCAGGCGCTTGCGGCCCTGCGGCCCATGGCAGCCCAGCGCGGCGGCCGGTTGTGGTGCGTGTTCGGCTGTGGCGGCAACCGCGACGCGGGCAAGCGCCCGCTCATGGGCGCAGTGGCCCAGCGCGAGGCCGACCGCGTCATCGTCACCAGCGACAACCCGCGCGGCGAGGAGCCGCGCGCCATCATTCACCAAATCCTGCAGGGCATGATCGCCGGCCTCAGCGTCAGCGCCGAGGAGGACCGCGCGGCGGCCATTGCCCAGGCCGTGGCCGATGCCGATCCCGCCGACGTGGTGCTGATCGCCGGCAAGGGCCACGAGGACTACCAGGAGACGGCGGGCCGGCGCCTGCCGTTCTCCGACATGGCGCAGGCGCTCGATGCGCTCAGGCGCCGAGGAGCCGTGGCATGA
- a CDS encoding penicillin-binding protein 2 produces the protein MKSRSVNYTSSPLLASPTPLWRSQFIVALVALGFFALAGRAAYVQVFGNAFFQRQGEVRFARTLELPANRGRILDRNGLILASSVPAASIWAIPEDVDADNPEVKPKLRELARLMGMPLPTLMAKLADEDKTFVWIKRQLDWDVGQQILALGIKGIYQRKEYKRQYPEGEAAAHVVGFTNVEDHGQEGMELAFDKELAGKPGSRRVIKDRLGRVVEGVGEDIPPIDGRDMQLSIDSKVQFFAYQKLRDTVAEHKAKAGSVVVLDAHTGEVLALANYPSYDPGNRGRLTGEQLRNRALTDMFEPGSTMKPITIGLALESGRVRPETVIDTSPGRLTITGSTISDTHNYGALTVEGVVQKSSNVGTTKIAMQIPAAEMWETFSAVGFGQKPQIAFPGAAMGRLRPYKSWRPIEQATMSYGYGLSASLFQMARSYTVFANGGKVIPATMLKTDQNAVGVPVFSERTANQVRKMLQMAAGPGGTGQRAQTVGYSVGGKSGTARKQVGKSYAAGKYRAWFTGLAPVDKPRIIVAVMIDEPSNGVIYGGAVAAPVFSEVVQQTLRMMGVAPDMAVKPLIVTNAVEESL, from the coding sequence ATGAAGAGCCGCAGCGTCAACTACACCTCCAGCCCGCTGCTGGCCAGCCCCACGCCGCTGTGGCGCAGCCAGTTCATCGTGGCATTGGTGGCCCTGGGCTTTTTCGCACTGGCCGGGCGTGCCGCCTATGTGCAGGTGTTCGGCAACGCCTTCTTCCAGCGCCAGGGCGAGGTGCGCTTTGCACGCACGCTGGAGCTGCCGGCCAACCGCGGCCGCATCCTGGACCGCAACGGCCTGATCCTCGCCTCCAGCGTGCCCGCGGCCAGCATCTGGGCCATTCCCGAGGACGTGGATGCCGACAACCCCGAGGTCAAGCCCAAGCTCAGGGAGCTCGCGCGCCTCATGGGCATGCCCCTGCCCACGCTCATGGCCAAGCTGGCCGACGAGGACAAGACCTTTGTCTGGATCAAGCGCCAGCTCGACTGGGACGTGGGCCAGCAGATCCTGGCCCTGGGGATCAAGGGCATCTACCAGCGCAAGGAATACAAGCGCCAGTACCCCGAGGGCGAGGCCGCCGCGCATGTCGTGGGCTTCACCAACGTGGAGGACCATGGCCAGGAGGGCATGGAGCTGGCGTTCGACAAGGAGCTCGCGGGCAAGCCCGGCTCGCGTCGCGTCATCAAGGACCGCCTGGGCCGCGTGGTCGAGGGCGTGGGCGAGGATATTCCGCCCATCGACGGGCGGGACATGCAGCTGTCCATCGACAGCAAGGTGCAGTTCTTCGCCTACCAGAAGCTGCGCGACACCGTGGCCGAGCACAAGGCCAAGGCCGGCAGCGTGGTCGTGCTCGACGCCCACACGGGCGAGGTGCTGGCGCTGGCCAACTACCCGAGCTACGACCCCGGCAACCGCGGCAGGCTCACGGGCGAGCAGCTGCGCAACCGCGCGCTCACCGACATGTTCGAGCCCGGCTCGACCATGAAGCCCATCACCATAGGCCTGGCGCTCGAGAGCGGGCGCGTGAGGCCCGAGACCGTCATCGACACCAGCCCCGGACGCCTGACCATCACCGGCTCGACCATCAGCGACACGCACAACTACGGCGCGCTGACCGTGGAGGGCGTGGTGCAGAAGTCGAGCAACGTGGGCACGACAAAGATCGCCATGCAGATCCCGGCGGCCGAGATGTGGGAAACCTTCTCCGCCGTGGGCTTCGGGCAGAAACCCCAGATCGCCTTCCCGGGCGCGGCCATGGGCCGCCTGCGCCCCTACAAGAGCTGGCGCCCCATCGAGCAGGCCACCATGTCCTACGGCTACGGCCTGTCGGCCAGCCTGTTCCAGATGGCGCGCTCCTACACCGTGTTCGCCAACGGCGGCAAGGTGATACCGGCCACCATGCTCAAGACCGACCAGAACGCCGTGGGCGTGCCGGTGTTCTCCGAGCGCACCGCCAACCAGGTGCGCAAGATGCTGCAGATGGCCGCCGGCCCCGGTGGCACGGGCCAGCGTGCGCAGACCGTGGGCTACTCGGTGGGCGGCAAGTCGGGCACTGCGCGCAAGCAGGTGGGCAAGAGCTATGCCGCGGGCAAGTACCGCGCCTGGTTCACGGGCCTGGCGCCCGTGGACAAGCCCCGCATCATCGTCGCCGTGATGATCGACGAGCCGAGCAACGGCGTGATCTACGGCGGCGCCGTGGCCGCGCCCGTGTTCAGCGAGGTGGTGCAGCAGACGCTGCGCATGATGGGCGTGGCGCCCGATATGGCCGTCAAGCCCCTGATCGTCACCAACGCCGTGGAGGAGTCGCTGTGA